CAGCTCCAACCAAATACATCCCAGCTCACAAGCAGACGTAGACACGGAGACCAGCAATGAAGACCTTCTTGCTGATGCTGTGTTGCCTGGCAGCCAGTCATGGTAAGTTTTCagataagttttttttccaaggtTGCAACATTGACAGCTAAAGCAGTGTgaagagcagattttttttaaaacttctgttgttttgtcttcacaGGCTGGACATGCACTGAGGGTCCTCGCCTCTACAGCAATGTAGCACAGATTGATGCTGGACAGGGCATGGTGGTGGTTAGAGACAGATACTACTATGCTTACTTTCTCAGTGGAAACTACTTTTACAGACTCGGCACTGTTAGACTGAATCATGTCACAGTAGGACCTGCTGGGATCTGGGGCACTGACACCTCAAACAAGGTGCATAAATTCATTGCCAACAACTTCACAACAGTTTCAGGTAACTATTTATATATCTGAATAAATGCAATCCATAGAGACTAACCAACCATGTATCATATAATATTGCTATTGCATCATGGTGCTCCTGCACATTTGCCACACTTACTATACTCCACACATTACCTAAATATGACTGCTTGCTGTCTAAATGAACCCTGCCTCTGTGTGTCTTCAGGATCTTTGCGGCAGGTGGATGCAGGCGGCGATGGCCAGGTTGTTGGAATAACATCCAGTAATGTTACTTACTGTCTGCGCAGTGGCTACGCCTCAGCCTACAAAGGTACGGGATCTGTGAGCTGGTCATCCCTGTCAAGGAAGATGAAGTACGTAAGCTGCAGCCCTAGCAACGTTTGCTGGGGTGTTGACACAAGCTCACAAGTCTACGTCATACAGGTTGGAAACCACAGAGCTGGTGAAATCTCTTAATGTCCTGTCGGTCAAACGTTATTAATCTGTAATAGAACATGACAACACCTCCATATGTTTCTACTGACAGAGAGTAATACCAACCACCTGTGGCACCTCTTCCTGGATCAGAGTGTCAGGGATAAGCATGAAAATGGTGGAGATTTCGACTGATGGAACTGTGTTTGGATTGGCCACAAATGGTCGGGTCTACCAAAGGTATGCCAGAACTCCTTGCAGATTCTGCAGCTTTGTTAATCAGTGTGCTAAAACATGTCATTTCTTTGAGATACACCCAACTTTATTCCTCCAATCTGACCTATAAAACTAACTTGTGAAGTCATTTGTTCTATTGGAAACACCACTTTAACCTTTAACATATTCCCTGCTTCGCTTTCAACAGACGTGGCATTTACAGCTCTCGCCCACAAGGTACATCTTGGTTGTCCGTCCCCATGTGCATGCCAATAAACCACCTGAGCTACGACCTGGGTCGTCTTTGGGTTGCCACCACCTCTGGCTTGCTCATGGTATGCACCCACTAGTGACACCTCGATGGATCATCCTCAGAGTGCAGTATACTCAGTGTGTTGTggaaaacttcttttttttttctttgtgaaagAGAAATTCTTTTAGTGGTGTCTTGGCTGTCATCTCTATGTATTTCTATCCATTCTTTTGATTATTCCATACACACAGTTGGTACATTATGAGCATTTGatatgttttttccccctcagtgTTATCACCAGGGTAACCATTAATCTCCTTGTTATTTTTTGTGGAAACAGTGAACAGTAAGAAAATGA
This is a stretch of genomic DNA from Acanthochromis polyacanthus isolate Apoly-LR-REF ecotype Palm Island chromosome 1, KAUST_Apoly_ChrSc, whole genome shotgun sequence. It encodes these proteins:
- the LOC110945588 gene encoding fish-egg lectin-like, translated to MKTFLLMLCCLAASHGWTCTEGPRLYSNVAQIDAGQGMVVVRDRYYYAYFLSGNYFYRLGTVRLNHVTVGPAGIWGTDTSNKVHKFIANNFTTVSGSLRQVDAGGDGQVVGITSSNVTYCLRSGYASAYKGTGSVSWSSLSRKMKYVSCSPSNVCWGVDTSSQVYVIQRVIPTTCGTSSWIRVSGISMKMVEISTDGTVFGLATNGRVYQRRGIYSSRPQGTSWLSVPMCMPINHLSYDLGRLWVATTSGLLMVCTH